The following coding sequences are from one Lycium ferocissimum isolate CSIRO_LF1 chromosome 3, AGI_CSIRO_Lferr_CH_V1, whole genome shotgun sequence window:
- the LOC132049162 gene encoding DNA-directed RNA polymerase III subunit 2-like codes for MSSGCDSTMSNSTNNLSHGIDKQYLASPIKNMVDKYQLIPEFLKVRGLVKQHLASFDYFVKTEIKKIVRANYEIRSIRDPNIYVRYRDVHIGEPSMIYDGVTEKLSPQKCRLSNLSYAAPIYVTVDYTTKGKGQISLATRKVIIGRMPIMLRSCCCVLYGKDEEQLAKLGECPLDPGGYFVIKGTEKVILIQEQLSKNRIIIDTDKKGCVQASVISSTEKTKSKTIIKMEKEKIYLELNMFKTKVPIMVVMKAMGMESDQEVLQMIGRDPRFSALLLPSIEECANLNVYAQHQALEFLESDKMLKMFSYSAGPVEKGARALSILRDIFLANVPVHQDNFRKKCIYVAVMMRRLMEAILNKDAMDDKDYVGNKRLELSGQLLSLLFEDLFKTMNDQVRKEFDASPNALDILSFIGRYQSITGGLERTLSTGNWDVKRFRMHRKGMTQVVARLSYIGTLGHMTRISPQFEKSRKVSGPRALQPSQFGMLCPCDTPEGEACGLVKNLALMTHVTTDEDERPISSLCYCLGVEDLEQLSAEELHMPSSYLIILNGLILGKHKCPQRFANAMRKLRRAGKIGEFVSIFVNEKQRCIYIASDGGRVCRPLVIADKGVSRIKEQHMKELRDGVRDFNSFLRDGLIEYLDVNEENNSLIALYEKEATPETTHIEIEPFTILGVCAGLIPYPHHNQSPRNTYQCAMGKQAMGNIAYNQLNRMDSLLYFLVYPQRPLLTTRTIELVGYDKLGAGQNATVAVMSYSGYDIEDAIVMNKSSLDRGFGRCIVMKKYSALCQKYKNGTSDRIIKPQRQGYEAERMQILDDDGMAAPGEIIRPHDIYINKESPTVTLTPVMSPMSLPDSAYKPSRQTYKGSEGETGVVDRVALHSDENNNLSIKFMIRHTRRPEIGDKFSSRHGQKGVCGTIVQQEDFPFSERGICPDLIMNPHGFPSRMTVGKMIELLGSKAGVSCGRFHYGSAFGEPSGHADTVEAISETLVKHGYSYNGKDFLYSGITGMPLQAYIFMGPIYYQKLKHMVIDKMHARGSGPRVMMTRQPTEGRSRNGGLRVGEMERDCLIAYGASMLIYERLMISSDPFEVQVCRKCGLLGYYNYKLKSGFCSMCKNGENMSTMKLPYACKLLIQELQSMNIVPRLKLAEA; via the coding sequence ATGAGTTCGGGTTGCGATTCTACTATGTCCAATTCAACAAATAACTTGAGCCACGGAATTGACAAGCAGTACCTTGCTTCTCCCATTAAGAATATGGTGGACAAGTATCAACTTATTCCAGAATTCCTAAAGGTGAGAGGATTGGTGAAGCAACACTTGGCTTCCTTCGATTACTTTGTTAAGACCGAAATAAAGAAGATTGTCCGCGCGAATTATGAGATTAGATCGATACGGGACCCCAATATTTATGTTAGGTACCGGGATGTCCATATTGGTGAACCGTCAATGATTTATGATGGTGTAACTGAGAAACTAAGTCCACAGAAATGCAGGTTATCCAACCTTAGCTATGCGGCTCCAATTTATGTCACAGTTGACTACACAACGAAAGGAAAAGGGCAGATATCATTGGCAACAAGGAAGGTTATCATTGGAAGGATGCCTATTATGCTAAGAAGCTGTTGTTGTGTGCTATATGGGAAAGATGAAGAGCAACTAGCAAAGCTTGGAGAATGCCCACTTGATCCGGGAGGATATTTTGTTATCAAAGGTACCGAGAAGGTAATTTTAATTCAAGAGCAGCTCTCAAAGAACAGGATAATAATTGATACAGATAAAAAAGGTTGTGTACAAGCATCTGTTATCAGCAGCacagaaaaaacaaaaagcaaaacaattataaaaatggagaaagaaaagatatACTTAGAGTTGAATATGTTCAAAACCAAGGTCCCCATAATGGTTGTCATGAAGGCCATGGGTATGGAGAGCGATCAAGAGGTCCTACAAATGATAGGAAGAGATCCTCGGTTTAGTGCTCTGCTTTTGCCATCAATCGAGGAGTGTGCAAATCTGAACGTGTATGCGCAACATCAAGCATTAGAGTTCCTCGAGAGTGATAAGATGCTTaaaatgttttcatattctgcTGGTCCAGTTGAGAAGGGAGCCCGAGCTTTAAGTATTCTTCGTGACATATTTCTTGCAAATGTTCCAGTCCATCAGGATAACTTCCGCAAAAAATGCATTTATGTTGCAGTAATGATGAGGCGCCTGATGGAAGCAATTTTAAACAAGGATGCAATGGATGACAAGGACTATGTGGGGAACAAACGATTGGAGCTCTCCGGTCAGCTACTGTCTCTCCTTTTTGAGGATTTATTCAAGACGATGAATGATCAAGTTAGGAAGGAATTTGATGCTAGTCCCAATGCTTTGGACATTTTAAGTTTTATAGGCAGATATCAGAGTATTACTGGGGGCCTGGAGAGAACCCTATCTACAGGCAACTGGGATGTTAAACGATTTAGGATGCACAGGAAAGGCATGACTCAGGTAGTTGCTAGGTTATCATACATCGGAACGTTGGGCCACATGACGAGGATCTCACCACAATTCGAAAAGTCCAGAAAAGTTAGTGGTCCTAGAGCACTGCAACCTAGCCAGTTTGGCATGCTTTGCCCTTGTGATACCCCAGAAGGTGAAGCTTGTGGATTGGTGAAAAACCTGGCCTTGATGACACATGTTACGACCGATGAGGATGAGCGCCCTATTAGTTCTTTGTGCTACTGCTTGGGTGTTGAGGACTTGGAACAACTTTCAGCAGAAGAACTTCACATGCCAAGTTCTTATCTCATCATATTAAATGGACTTATTCTAGGCAAGCACAAGTGTCCACAACGATTTGCTAATGCAATGAGGAAGCTACGGAGGGCTGGTAAAATCGGGGAGTTTGTAAGCATCTTTGTGAATGAAAAGCAGCGTTGCATCTACATTGCTTCAGATGGTGGACGCGTCTGTCGTCCACTTGTAATAGCTGACAAAGGTGTTTCCAGGATCAAGGAGCAGCATATGAAAGAGTTGAGGGATGGTGTGCGTGACTTCAACAGCTTTCTAAGGGATGGTTTGATAGAATATCTTGATGTCAACGAGGAGAACAACTCATTGATTGCTCTATACGAAAAGGAGGCCACACCAGAGACAACTCATATTGAGATTGAGCCTTTCACAATATTAGGTGTTTGTGCCGGTTTGATACCTTATCCTCATCACAATCAGTCCCCTAGGAATACCTATCAGTGTGCTATGGGCAAGCAGGCAATGGGAAACATTGCCTATAACCAGTTGAATCGCATGGACAGTTTGCTCTACTTTTTGGTGTATCCTCAACGCCCTTTACTGACTACAAGAACTATCGAGCTGGTTGGGTATGATAAACTAGGGGCTGGTCAGAATGCCACTGTTGCTGTGATGAGTTATAGTGGCTATGACATTGAGGATGCAATAGTAATGAACAAGTCTTCTTTGGATCGAGGTTTTGGACGCTGCATAGTGATGAAAAAATACTCAGCCTTATGTCAGAAATATAAGAATGGGACATCAGATAGAATAATTAAACCACAGCGTCAAGGATATGAAGCTGAGAGGATGCAGATTCTGGATGATGATGGAATGGCTGCTCCAGGAGAAATTATTCGACCTCATGATATCTATATCAACAAGGAGTCCCCTACAGTCACGCTGACACCAGTCATGTCTCCTATGAGCTTGCCTGATAGTGCATATAAGCCAAGTAGACAAACTTATAAAGGTTCTGAAGGGGAGACAGGTGTCGTTGATAGAGTGGCTCTTCACTCAGATGAAAACAACAATTTAAGCATCAAATTTATGATCCGTCATACCCGCAGGCCTGAGATTGGTGACAAGTTCAGCAGTAGACATGGGCAGAAAGGAGTCTGTGGCACCATTGTACAACAGGAAGATTTTCCGTTTTCTGAACGTGGCATCTGCCCTGATCTTATTATGAATCCTCATGGATTTCCAAGCCGAATGACAGTGGGAAAGATGATAGAGCTTCTTGGAAGTAAAGCTGGAGTTTCATGTGGTAGGTTTCATTACGGCAGTGCTTTCGGAGAACCCAGTGGTCATGCAGACACGGTTGAAGCTATCAGTGAAACTCTCGTAAAACATGGCTACAGCTATAATGGCAAGGACTTTCTTTATTCAGGTATTACTGGTATGCCACTACAAGCATACATCTTCATGGGACCAATATATTACCAAAAGCTGAAACACATGGTCATAGATAAAATGCATGCTCGGGGGAGTGGGCCTCGTGTTATGATGACAAGACAACCTACCGAAGGAAGGAGTAGAAATGGAGGTTTACGTGTGGGAGAAATGGAACGTGATTGCTTGATTGCATATGGTGCAAGTATGTTGATATACGAGCGTTTGATGATTTCAAGCGATCCGTTCGAGGTTCAGGTTTGCCGAAAATGTGGTTTATTGGGATATTACAACTACAAGCTGAAGAGTGGATTTTGTTCCATGTGCAAGAATGGGGAAAATATGTCTACAATGAAGTTGCCTTATGCATGCAAACTCCTAATCCAGGAGCTCCAATCAATGAACATTGTCCCGCGATTAAAACTAGCGGAAGCTTGA